The Pedobacter mucosus genome window below encodes:
- a CDS encoding response regulator transcription factor, with product MAKKNILVVEDNHAILDVITLILESEAFTVDGLSKGADLINHVQNFSPDVIIMDIMLPDIDGRVLLKDLKSTPSTKHIPVLMISARYNATNYTLDGLSADDFMAKPFNIDELMDKIYVLLKK from the coding sequence TTGGCAAAGAAAAACATTTTGGTTGTTGAAGATAACCATGCTATTTTAGATGTTATAACACTTATTTTAGAAAGTGAAGCTTTCACCGTAGACGGTTTAAGCAAAGGTGCAGATTTAATAAATCATGTTCAAAATTTTAGTCCGGATGTAATTATCATGGATATTATGCTACCTGATATTGACGGAAGGGTACTTCTAAAAGACCTTAAAAGCACGCCATCAACAAAACATATTCCTGTGTTAATGATTTCCGCCAGGTATAACGCTACCAACTACACTCTTGATGGTCTGTCTGCAGATGATTTTATGGCTAAACCATTTAATATTGATGAGTTGATGGACAAAATTTATGTGCTATTAAAAAAATAA